One part of the Desulfovibrio sp. JC022 genome encodes these proteins:
- the fdnG gene encoding formate dehydrogenase-N subunit alpha — protein MNINRRDFVKLTTAAAAGLAAVPAFGGLGKAFANTAEERAKQLSPKWTQQTTSVCAFCSVGCGLLVNTDLETKRAVNVEGNPDHPINEGALCAKGAASIQMTENPKRPGKFLYRAPFSGEWEEKDWDFCKKRIAKLIKKSRDESFEKKNAKGQVVNRTMGIASLGSAALDNEECYAMHSFMRSLGLVYVEHQARIUHSATVAALVESFGRGAMTNHWNDLQNSDCILIMGSNAAENHPISFKWAVKAQKRGAKIIHVDPRFTRTSARSDAYIALRSGTDIAVLGGMINYIIKNKRYFHKYMVEYTNASFIVGKDFDFKDGLFSGFDHKSNSYDKSKWAFEMDDKGIPKQDKSLQDPNCVFQILKKHYARYTPDKVSSISGVSVKDLELLYSTYTATGKQDKAGTIMYAMGWTQHTVGVQNIRAMAMIQLMLGNIGVAGGGVNALRGECNVQGSTDYALLYHILPGYLKTPLAGQDTLEQYNTTYTPKTNDPESANWWQHYPKYSASLIKAMYSEDTPEQGYQYLPRLDNHKASVYSWIPLIDRMYEGKFSGSLIWGMNPACSSSDSVKTRKALGKLDWMVNVNLFQCETSDFWKGPDMDPKKIKTETFFIPCASAIEKEGSVSNSGRWMQWRYKGPDAFGDVMTDGHYFHEIWEELKALYEKEGGVYPEPITHLSFDNMCEKNDHGHMEFSARKTAKLCNGWFTRDVEVKGKKFKKGQQVPSFAYLQADGSTTSGNWLYCNSVTDAENKSMRHDNSQTKEQANIGLFPNWTWCWPVNRRILYNRASVDEKGQPWAPKKAVIKWNGSKWIGDVPDGGWKPGTRHPFIMRKNGFGQLYGPGRADGPLPEYYEPLECPVNKHPFSKTLHNPTAVQVEGEEKAVCDPRYPFVGTTYRITEHWQTGSMTRWQDWLVEAEPQMFVEISPELAKLRGIENGEKVTVESVRGSLWAIAMVTERIQPYNINGTDVHMVGMPWHYGWITPINGGDSANIVTPNVGDPNTGIPEYKAFMVNIRKWKEGDK, from the coding sequence ATGAATATTAATCGTAGAGATTTTGTGAAGCTGACGACTGCGGCAGCTGCTGGTCTTGCTGCGGTTCCAGCGTTCGGCGGGCTTGGGAAAGCCTTTGCGAACACTGCTGAAGAACGGGCAAAGCAACTCAGTCCTAAATGGACACAGCAGACTACTTCAGTCTGTGCGTTCTGTTCCGTGGGTTGCGGTCTGCTGGTCAATACCGACCTCGAGACCAAACGCGCTGTGAACGTGGAAGGTAACCCTGACCACCCCATTAACGAAGGTGCCCTCTGCGCCAAGGGTGCGGCATCCATCCAGATGACCGAAAACCCGAAGCGTCCCGGCAAATTCCTGTACCGCGCCCCCTTCAGCGGCGAATGGGAAGAAAAAGATTGGGATTTCTGTAAAAAACGCATCGCCAAGTTGATCAAAAAATCTCGCGATGAAAGCTTTGAAAAGAAAAATGCCAAGGGACAGGTGGTCAACCGCACCATGGGTATCGCCTCTCTCGGTTCCGCTGCGCTGGATAACGAAGAATGTTATGCCATGCACAGTTTCATGCGTTCACTCGGCCTGGTCTATGTTGAGCACCAGGCTCGTATCTGACACAGCGCAACTGTTGCGGCTCTGGTAGAGTCGTTCGGACGCGGCGCGATGACCAACCACTGGAATGACCTTCAGAACAGTGATTGCATTTTGATAATGGGCAGTAACGCTGCCGAAAACCATCCCATTTCCTTTAAGTGGGCTGTAAAAGCACAGAAACGCGGTGCTAAGATCATCCATGTGGACCCGCGCTTCACCCGTACTTCCGCACGCTCGGATGCATACATTGCTTTACGCTCCGGTACTGATATCGCTGTACTGGGCGGTATGATCAATTACATCATCAAAAACAAGCGGTACTTCCATAAATATATGGTCGAGTACACAAACGCTTCGTTTATTGTCGGTAAAGATTTTGATTTCAAAGACGGTCTTTTTTCAGGATTCGACCACAAGTCCAATTCCTACGATAAGTCCAAATGGGCATTTGAAATGGACGACAAAGGTATCCCCAAGCAGGATAAATCCTTGCAGGATCCCAATTGTGTTTTCCAGATTCTGAAAAAGCATTACGCACGCTACACCCCGGATAAAGTATCCTCCATCTCCGGTGTGTCCGTAAAAGACCTTGAACTGCTCTACAGCACCTACACCGCCACCGGAAAACAGGATAAAGCCGGAACCATCATGTATGCCATGGGCTGGACCCAGCATACTGTCGGTGTGCAAAATATCCGTGCCATGGCCATGATTCAGCTCATGCTCGGTAACATCGGTGTTGCTGGTGGTGGCGTTAACGCCCTGCGCGGCGAATGTAACGTACAGGGTTCCACTGACTACGCCCTGCTCTATCACATTCTCCCCGGCTACCTGAAAACTCCCCTTGCCGGACAGGACACCCTTGAGCAGTACAACACTACTTACACTCCAAAGACAAACGATCCTGAATCCGCCAACTGGTGGCAGCACTATCCCAAGTACTCGGCCAGCCTGATCAAGGCCATGTACTCCGAGGATACCCCTGAACAGGGCTATCAGTACCTGCCCCGCCTTGATAACCACAAGGCCAGCGTCTATTCATGGATTCCGCTCATCGACCGCATGTATGAAGGCAAATTCAGCGGCAGCCTGATCTGGGGTATGAACCCGGCCTGCTCCAGCTCCGACTCAGTCAAGACCCGTAAGGCTCTCGGCAAACTGGACTGGATGGTCAACGTCAACCTTTTCCAGTGTGAAACAAGTGATTTCTGGAAAGGTCCTGATATGGATCCCAAGAAGATCAAGACTGAAACCTTCTTCATTCCCTGTGCTTCTGCAATCGAGAAAGAAGGTTCCGTATCCAACTCCGGTCGCTGGATGCAGTGGCGCTACAAAGGTCCTGACGCTTTTGGCGATGTCATGACTGACGGTCATTACTTCCATGAAATCTGGGAAGAGCTCAAAGCCCTCTATGAAAAAGAAGGCGGCGTTTACCCCGAACCCATCACCCATCTCAGCTTTGACAACATGTGCGAGAAAAATGACCACGGTCACATGGAATTCAGCGCACGCAAGACCGCCAAACTTTGCAACGGCTGGTTCACCCGCGATGTTGAAGTAAAGGGTAAGAAATTCAAAAAAGGACAACAGGTCCCCAGCTTCGCCTATTTGCAGGCAGACGGTTCCACTACCTCCGGTAACTGGCTGTACTGTAACTCTGTTACCGATGCTGAAAACAAAAGTATGCGCCACGACAATTCCCAGACCAAGGAACAGGCCAATATCGGACTCTTCCCCAACTGGACATGGTGCTGGCCTGTTAACCGCCGTATCCTCTACAACAGAGCTTCTGTTGATGAAAAGGGACAGCCATGGGCACCCAAGAAAGCAGTTATCAAATGGAACGGCTCCAAGTGGATCGGTGATGTTCCTGACGGCGGCTGGAAGCCCGGTACCCGTCATCCGTTCATCATGCGTAAGAACGGTTTCGGTCAGCTTTACGGCCCCGGCCGCGCTGACGGTCCCCTGCCGGAATACTACGAGCCTCTGGAATGCCCGGTAAATAAGCATCCTTTCTCCAAAACCCTGCACAACCCCACGGCAGTTCAAGTTGAGGGTGAGGAAAAGGCAGTCTGCGATCCGCGCTACCCCTTCGTCGGTACCACCTACCGTATCACCGAACACTGGCAGACCGGTTCCATGACCCGCTGGCAGGACTGGCTGGTTGAAGCCGAGCCGCAGATGTTCGTGGAAATCAGCCCCGAACTGGCTAAACTGCGCGGCATTGAAAACGGCGAAAAAGTCACTGTTGAAAGTGTACGCGGATCACTCTGGGCCATTGCCATGGTTACTGAGCGTATCCAGCCTTACAACATCAACGGAACCGATGTTCACATGGTTGGTATGCCCTGGCATTACGGCTGGATAACTCCCATCAACGGCGGAGACTCCGCAAACATCGTAACTCCCAACGTAGGCGATCCGAATACCGGTATCCCCGAATACAAGGCCTTCATGGTCAACATCCGCAAGTGGAAGGAGGGTGATAAGTAA
- a CDS encoding 4Fe-4S dicluster domain-containing protein, giving the protein MSGKSFFVDLSLCTACRGCQVACKQWKKLPAEHTRNVGSHQNPQDLSSKTIRLVRFNEARDEDGKFRWLFFPEQCRHCIEPPCKYIANMYTPGSVVQDEKTGAVVMTDKAVIRKGKLESWEMCPYNVPRQDKDTGLWSKCDMCLDRVEMGMLPACVQSCPTGTMNFGDRADMLKMAKERLAEVKKTNPNAYLADPDDVRVIYLCETKPESYHENVVASADQRKTIMAEVSPSKTSRRGFLTALKNKA; this is encoded by the coding sequence ATGTCCGGTAAAAGCTTCTTTGTAGATCTCTCCCTTTGTACCGCCTGCCGTGGTTGTCAGGTTGCCTGCAAACAGTGGAAAAAGCTCCCTGCTGAGCATACCCGCAACGTGGGTTCCCATCAGAACCCGCAGGACCTTTCATCTAAAACCATTCGTCTGGTCCGCTTCAACGAAGCCCGCGACGAAGACGGTAAGTTCCGCTGGCTCTTCTTCCCGGAACAGTGCCGTCACTGCATCGAACCTCCCTGCAAGTACATCGCGAACATGTACACTCCGGGTTCTGTAGTACAAGACGAAAAAACCGGCGCGGTGGTCATGACCGACAAGGCCGTTATCCGCAAGGGTAAACTTGAAAGCTGGGAAATGTGTCCATACAACGTCCCCCGTCAGGACAAAGACACCGGACTTTGGTCCAAGTGTGACATGTGTCTTGACCGTGTGGAAATGGGCATGCTGCCTGCCTGTGTGCAAAGCTGCCCCACCGGAACAATGAACTTCGGTGACCGTGCGGATATGCTCAAGATGGCCAAAGAAAGGCTTGCGGAAGTCAAGAAGACCAATCCCAACGCCTATCTAGCTGATCCTGATGACGTGCGTGTCATCTATCTCTGTGAAACCAAACCGGAAAGTTACCATGAAAATGTTGTCGCTTCCGCTGATCAGCGTAAGACAATCATGGCTGAGGTAAGTCCATCTAAAACATCAAGACGCGGATTCCTTACCGCTCTTAAGAATAAAGCCTAG
- a CDS encoding ABC transporter substrate-binding protein → MNPYSEKKEKLITKHRRLLLIQELKDIMFFSIFRFFFISLCLIGFWGISGNASAVEVITIPFTQPDDRRSDYNLDLLKLALEKSVPEYGAYELKIYELPTEQLRALRLMKNGRGIDLTWSMTSKEREKEFLPIRIPMQKGLLSHRIFLIKPENQVAFRNVNTIDDLKTYKAGQGYDWPDTAILKANGLPTTTCSQYQFCFKMLDEGRFDYFPRGVCEPWGEITEHQDMDFTVEKTIMLRYPSPLYFFVSRNNPELAKRVEKGLRIALEDGSFDKLFYNHPMMKEAFAKARLSKRKIIDLKNPTLPPETPLEDKSLWIDLSKVP, encoded by the coding sequence ATGAATCCATATAGTGAAAAAAAGGAGAAATTGATTACAAAACACAGACGACTACTATTGATTCAAGAGTTAAAGGATATTATGTTTTTTTCCATTTTTCGGTTTTTTTTTATTTCACTCTGCCTTATCGGCTTTTGGGGAATATCCGGGAATGCTTCAGCTGTTGAAGTCATCACCATTCCTTTTACTCAACCGGATGACCGCAGAAGTGATTACAATCTCGACTTATTAAAACTGGCATTGGAAAAATCAGTCCCGGAGTATGGTGCGTATGAATTAAAAATATATGAACTGCCTACTGAACAGTTAAGGGCCTTACGCTTGATGAAAAACGGCAGAGGTATTGACCTGACTTGGTCCATGACCTCAAAGGAAAGGGAAAAGGAATTTTTGCCTATACGCATCCCGATGCAGAAAGGCCTGTTATCGCATCGCATATTTCTTATAAAGCCTGAAAATCAGGTTGCATTCCGCAACGTAAATACAATTGATGACCTAAAAACATACAAAGCCGGACAGGGATATGATTGGCCGGATACTGCAATTTTAAAAGCAAACGGACTGCCTACGACAACATGCTCTCAATATCAATTCTGCTTTAAGATGCTTGATGAAGGGAGGTTTGATTATTTCCCCCGTGGCGTATGTGAACCTTGGGGGGAAATAACAGAACATCAAGATATGGATTTTACTGTCGAAAAGACAATTATGCTGCGTTATCCTTCACCGCTATATTTCTTTGTAAGCCGCAATAATCCCGAGCTTGCTAAGCGCGTTGAAAAAGGCTTGCGTATTGCCTTAGAAGACGGATCTTTTGACAAACTTTTTTACAACCATCCAATGATGAAAGAAGCTTTTGCAAAGGCCAGGTTGTCCAAACGTAAGATTATTGACCTTAAAAACCCAACTCTTCCTCCGGAAACTCCGCTTGAAGACAAATCACTCTGGATTGACCTCAGTAAGGTTCCTTAG
- the gcvT gene encoding glycine cleavage system aminomethyltransferase GcvT — translation MTALRTTPLTEWHRENGAKLVPFAGFEMPVQYKGIIVEHKHTRENVGVFDISHMGEFKLTGKGAKDGLNKVVTQNLDTLAPGKCRYGFLPNEKGGVLDDLIIYCLAEDSYMLVVNGSCEEGDFNWIDSRLPDGLSFENISYETAKIDLQGPLALDVLESVFGRDFKHLKYFNFEETEFDGYKLIVSRTGYTGELGYEFYLPADKAVSLWEKLVADERVEPIGLGARDTLRLECGYPLYGQDLDTEHNPREGGYSFLLPADAYTDVKEILIPLTIEGRRSARHDDIVMLDGKEVGKVTSGSFSPTLGYSIALAYVAKDAAEAENFTIKGARKDLEAKKSELPFYKEGTARKKLD, via the coding sequence TTGACTGCACTGCGCACGACCCCCCTGACTGAGTGGCACCGTGAAAACGGCGCAAAACTTGTCCCCTTTGCCGGATTCGAAATGCCCGTCCAGTACAAAGGCATTATCGTTGAACATAAACACACTCGTGAAAATGTCGGCGTTTTCGACATCAGCCACATGGGTGAGTTTAAACTTACCGGAAAAGGAGCCAAAGACGGCCTTAACAAAGTGGTTACCCAGAATCTGGATACCCTCGCACCGGGCAAATGCCGTTACGGCTTCTTACCCAACGAAAAAGGTGGCGTCCTTGATGACCTGATTATATACTGCCTTGCTGAAGATTCTTACATGCTGGTAGTTAACGGCTCCTGCGAAGAAGGAGATTTTAACTGGATTGATTCCAGACTTCCTGATGGTCTGAGCTTTGAAAATATTTCCTACGAAACCGCTAAAATCGACTTGCAGGGTCCTTTGGCTCTTGATGTTCTGGAATCTGTTTTCGGACGTGATTTCAAACATCTCAAGTACTTCAACTTTGAAGAAACTGAATTTGACGGCTACAAGCTGATCGTCAGCCGTACCGGATATACCGGTGAGCTTGGTTACGAATTCTACCTCCCCGCCGACAAAGCAGTTTCCTTGTGGGAAAAACTGGTTGCGGATGAAAGAGTCGAACCTATCGGACTCGGTGCACGCGATACCCTGCGCCTTGAGTGCGGCTACCCTCTTTACGGTCAGGATCTCGATACCGAGCACAATCCCCGTGAAGGCGGCTACAGCTTCCTGCTGCCCGCAGACGCTTATACCGATGTAAAAGAAATCCTTATCCCGTTGACCATCGAAGGTCGCCGTTCTGCCCGTCACGATGACATCGTCATGCTCGACGGCAAAGAAGTGGGTAAAGTTACCAGCGGTTCCTTCTCCCCAACTCTCGGTTACTCCATCGCACTGGCTTATGTTGCCAAAGATGCTGCTGAAGCTGAAAACTTCACCATCAAGGGCGCACGCAAGGATCTTGAAGCCAAGAAAAGCGAGCTGCCTTTCTACAAAGAAGGCACTGCGCGTAAGAAGCTGGATTAA
- a CDS encoding BON domain-containing protein: MNNIAKYLFISLVLTTISLTAFNAEAGFVPYGRIFKAVKDERPYVTQAQDSRLQIQLHKALLLNCPENLINVSSYVYSGHGFIIGEVKDNAERETLINCAKSISKLNGISYFLPRTKAYDATVSSGLEIKLKSLIDPKYPSSKVTVKVVQNTVVILGVLEPQEQESVCKSIQKISGTTKIINFLQAPQQQKKLKKRFRPLRNLFSE, translated from the coding sequence ATGAACAATATCGCTAAATATTTATTTATATCCCTAGTACTGACAACTATTAGCCTAACAGCTTTTAACGCTGAAGCTGGCTTTGTGCCGTACGGGAGAATATTCAAAGCTGTTAAAGACGAACGGCCATATGTCACACAAGCTCAAGACAGCAGGTTGCAAATACAATTGCATAAAGCTCTTCTGCTGAATTGCCCGGAAAATCTGATCAATGTTTCAAGCTATGTATATTCAGGACATGGATTCATAATCGGCGAAGTTAAAGATAATGCTGAGCGGGAAACCCTGATAAATTGCGCAAAGAGTATAAGTAAATTGAACGGAATCAGCTACTTTTTGCCCCGGACGAAAGCCTATGATGCCACCGTCTCTTCAGGACTTGAGATAAAACTTAAGAGCTTAATTGATCCAAAATACCCATCATCTAAAGTTACTGTAAAAGTGGTGCAAAACACTGTGGTTATTCTTGGTGTACTCGAGCCTCAAGAACAAGAATCCGTGTGTAAATCAATACAGAAAATATCTGGAACAACTAAGATCATTAATTTTCTTCAAGCCCCGCAACAGCAGAAGAAATTAAAAAAAAGATTTCGCCCCTTGCGCAATCTTTTTAGTGAATAA
- a CDS encoding DUF6485 family protein, producing MSLDGCAKIESNKVDCPCTYSGCPRAGACCECIKYHRAKDQLPACYFTPEQEKTYNRSIDYFIECRTK from the coding sequence ATGAGTTTAGATGGCTGCGCAAAAATTGAGAGCAATAAGGTTGATTGTCCCTGTACCTACAGCGGTTGCCCCAGAGCCGGAGCCTGCTGTGAATGCATTAAGTACCACCGCGCCAAAGATCAGCTTCCGGCCTGCTACTTTACACCGGAGCAGGAAAAAACATACAACCGGAGCATTGATTATTTCATCGAGTGTAGGACTAAATAG
- a CDS encoding cytochrome c3 family protein, translating into MKKLLIACLCMMGIVFVAIGAGAQEDWTAPDDDLVIDFIKPKKEIGVVFNHSSHENYECVDCHHNIKKSGEPTSCATCHDNFSAMPTKGYKSYFKAMHYKRNNTKRPSCLGCHVKEFGNDKEMTGCVNSACHPEGIK; encoded by the coding sequence ATGAAAAAATTATTGATCGCATGCCTGTGTATGATGGGCATTGTGTTCGTAGCCATCGGCGCGGGCGCACAGGAAGATTGGACCGCACCGGACGACGACCTTGTCATTGATTTTATCAAACCAAAGAAAGAAATCGGTGTAGTATTCAACCACTCCAGCCATGAAAACTATGAGTGCGTTGACTGCCACCATAACATCAAGAAATCCGGAGAGCCGACAAGTTGTGCCACCTGTCACGACAATTTTTCGGCCATGCCGACCAAGGGCTACAAGTCCTACTTCAAAGCCATGCACTACAAGCGCAACAACACAAAGCGCCCTTCCTGCTTGGGATGTCATGTTAAAGAATTCGGTAACGACAAGGAAATGACCGGCTGCGTTAACTCCGCCTGTCATCCTGAAGGAATAAAATAA
- a CDS encoding class I SAM-dependent methyltransferase, producing MFKDLLDINSRPLPFEFYTASDLWTDEHISKQMLKYHLNPDVDAASRNSQFIAESSEWIINRFDLVSGKRVADFGCGPGLYTTAFAQGGASVTGIDFSTNSIGYAREQAGNKNLEIKYIDTDYLKFNTDKRFNLITMIMCDFCALSPAQRRIMLHKFHSLLKPGGSVLLDVFSLNAFNCLSEEHVFEPNLMDGFWSSGDYFGFMNRFKYESEKVVLEKYNIIEAERTRTIYNWLQYFSPNDLEAEFLNCGFSKIELLGNVAGNKYQSESNEFSIVAHK from the coding sequence ATGTTTAAAGATCTTTTGGACATTAATTCACGTCCCCTGCCTTTTGAATTCTATACTGCATCCGACCTTTGGACAGATGAGCATATTTCAAAACAAATGCTCAAGTATCACTTGAACCCTGATGTAGATGCCGCTTCCCGCAATTCCCAGTTTATCGCTGAATCCTCAGAATGGATAATCAACCGGTTTGATTTGGTATCCGGTAAAAGGGTCGCTGATTTCGGATGCGGTCCCGGTCTATACACCACTGCTTTTGCGCAAGGCGGAGCAAGTGTAACCGGAATCGACTTCTCGACTAATTCTATTGGATATGCCCGTGAACAAGCTGGCAATAAGAATCTTGAAATCAAGTATATCGATACCGATTATCTAAAATTCAACACGGACAAACGCTTTAATCTTATCACTATGATCATGTGTGATTTTTGCGCGCTAAGTCCTGCTCAGCGTCGGATAATGCTTCATAAATTCCACTCCCTTCTTAAACCGGGCGGTTCAGTTCTGCTGGATGTTTTTTCCCTGAATGCTTTTAACTGCCTTTCTGAAGAACATGTTTTTGAGCCCAATCTCATGGATGGTTTCTGGTCGTCTGGAGACTACTTCGGGTTTATGAACAGATTTAAATATGAATCCGAAAAGGTTGTTCTGGAAAAATATAACATTATTGAGGCTGAACGTACTCGCACAATTTATAACTGGTTGCAGTACTTTTCACCAAATGATTTGGAAGCCGAATTCCTCAATTGCGGGTTCAGCAAAATTGAATTGCTGGGTAACGTAGCTGGAAACAAGTACCAAAGCGAAAGCAATGAATTTTCTATCGTTGCCCATAAGTAG
- a CDS encoding M20/M25/M40 family metallo-hydrolase — translation MINQERILELFFDLVQIDSPSLKEKDVAAFLREQMEKRGYEVREDKAGELSGGNTGNLIVHIPATGEGEPIAFSAHMDCVQPCIGVEPIIDGDVVRSAGDTVLGSDDKAGIAMAIEALDHLKEESIPHPDIYFVFSICEEAGMHGAKNMDTDLLPVKDIIVLDSSGDVGTIVVAAPAKAGITMTFTGKSAHAGIAPEEGISAIQIAAEAVSNMSLLRIDESTTANLGHIEGGSVTNIVAASAKLTAEARSLHDESLNKQLEHMEACCAAAVKKIGGEYKFEYEISYPVLKVADDSAVLARVEKACENIGATPKRVPTGGGSDANILYGKGYNAVALGIGMSKVHTTEEFIKIESLTSCAELVAEIMKS, via the coding sequence ATGATAAATCAAGAGCGAATTCTTGAGCTTTTTTTTGATCTTGTACAAATTGATAGTCCGTCTTTAAAGGAAAAGGATGTCGCTGCTTTTCTGCGTGAGCAAATGGAGAAGAGAGGCTATGAGGTCCGTGAAGATAAAGCCGGTGAACTTAGCGGCGGAAATACCGGAAACCTCATAGTACACATTCCGGCAACAGGGGAAGGCGAGCCTATTGCCTTTTCCGCACATATGGATTGTGTGCAGCCTTGCATTGGCGTTGAGCCGATCATTGACGGCGACGTTGTTCGCAGCGCCGGGGATACAGTCCTTGGCAGTGACGATAAAGCCGGGATCGCCATGGCTATTGAAGCTTTGGATCACCTGAAAGAGGAATCCATACCGCATCCAGATATCTATTTTGTGTTTTCCATCTGCGAAGAAGCAGGCATGCACGGGGCCAAGAATATGGATACGGATCTGCTCCCGGTCAAAGATATTATCGTGCTTGATTCCAGCGGTGATGTCGGTACCATTGTTGTAGCTGCTCCCGCTAAGGCTGGAATTACTATGACTTTTACAGGAAAGTCCGCACATGCCGGAATTGCTCCGGAAGAGGGTATAAGTGCCATTCAGATTGCGGCTGAAGCTGTTTCCAATATGAGCCTGCTGCGTATTGATGAAAGTACTACCGCAAACCTCGGCCATATTGAAGGCGGGAGCGTGACAAACATTGTTGCAGCCTCTGCAAAGCTGACCGCAGAAGCGCGTTCCCTGCATGACGAATCACTTAATAAGCAGCTTGAACACATGGAAGCATGTTGCGCTGCTGCGGTGAAAAAAATTGGCGGGGAGTACAAGTTCGAATATGAAATTTCATATCCCGTCCTCAAGGTAGCAGATGACAGTGCAGTGCTGGCCAGAGTTGAAAAAGCATGTGAAAATATTGGTGCTACTCCTAAAAGAGTTCCTACCGGCGGCGGCAGTGATGCCAATATCCTTTATGGAAAGGGATACAATGCTGTTGCTTTGGGAATCGGTATGAGTAAGGTTCACACTACGGAAGAGTTTATTAAAATTGAAAGTCTGACCAGTTGCGCTGAGCTGGTGGCTGAAATTATGAAAAGCTAA
- the tsaA gene encoding tRNA (N6-threonylcarbamoyladenosine(37)-N6)-methyltransferase TrmO → MPLPEKDAIIFHPIGYIRSPFETLEGMPIQPSGAKDIEGTIELHGALEEGLQDLEGFSHIILLYHFHKNDGYKLKVKPFMDTEERGLFSTRAPRRPNMIGKSTVELLRIEGHILHIRGVDVLDGTPLIDIKPYVTKFDAVPADRFGWLETNAEKSETLKSDERFKNKS, encoded by the coding sequence ATGCCGTTACCTGAAAAAGATGCCATAATATTTCATCCCATCGGATACATCCGCTCCCCCTTTGAGACTCTTGAAGGTATGCCTATTCAACCTTCGGGAGCAAAAGACATTGAAGGGACAATCGAACTTCACGGTGCTTTAGAAGAAGGCTTACAGGATCTTGAAGGTTTTTCGCATATAATCCTGCTGTATCATTTCCATAAAAACGATGGCTACAAGCTGAAAGTCAAACCTTTCATGGATACAGAGGAGCGGGGGCTTTTTTCAACCCGTGCCCCGCGCAGACCGAATATGATCGGTAAGTCCACTGTGGAATTACTCCGTATTGAGGGACATATTTTGCATATCCGAGGCGTTGATGTGCTGGACGGAACCCCGTTGATCGATATCAAGCCTTACGTCACAAAGTTTGATGCTGTACCCGCCGACCGTTTCGGATGGCTGGAAACCAATGCGGAAAAATCCGAGACGTTGAAGTCTGATGAACGATTTAAAAATAAAAGCTGA
- a CDS encoding GAF domain-containing protein — MPRNEILINILSIVCNVFEAHSVVLFLPDGQHGYSLSTYFSLGDDISPKGTPLQKKSLAGIVIGKNEPLFINNMDRKGATTLGYYENREDSKVKAFMGTPLDQSLGAICLDSKRTYSFSTKDLKILSQFGKMITSMLSCIRSVDADGRKNEYFMTLKLLHDLRKRQPKWNSFLDNLLSMTAGTSGFSHSFLTVIDQRGTSFYMEGENKPILHKGDPKSMAFPLGSGLVGWVYKNNEPIFIEENNAGQAASSLLGASASTVDFMSVICLPLVFQRKTRGVLVLANEEPKRIDEDLKDFLFMVSEYLNQFLENLFLKSKLAEARTALQKVTPSKTDPVLINDN; from the coding sequence ATGCCTAGAAACGAAATTTTGATTAATATCCTCAGCATTGTCTGTAATGTTTTTGAGGCTCACAGTGTTGTTTTGTTCCTGCCGGACGGACAACACGGCTACTCCCTGTCCACCTATTTCAGTCTGGGGGACGACATTTCTCCCAAGGGTACTCCCTTGCAGAAGAAAAGCCTTGCTGGAATTGTTATCGGTAAAAATGAGCCGCTTTTCATTAATAATATGGATCGCAAAGGAGCCACGACCCTCGGATATTATGAGAACCGCGAGGATTCCAAGGTTAAAGCCTTTATGGGCACTCCGCTGGATCAGTCTTTAGGGGCCATCTGCCTTGACAGTAAGCGGACTTATTCATTCAGCACCAAGGATTTGAAAATTCTTTCCCAATTCGGGAAGATGATCACTTCCATGCTTTCCTGTATCCGCTCTGTGGACGCCGATGGAAGGAAAAATGAATATTTCATGACTCTTAAGCTCCTGCATGACTTGCGTAAAAGACAGCCGAAATGGAATTCCTTTCTGGACAATTTACTAAGTATGACTGCCGGAACAAGCGGCTTTTCCCATTCTTTTCTTACCGTTATCGACCAAAGAGGAACATCTTTTTATATGGAAGGGGAAAACAAACCCATTTTGCATAAAGGTGATCCAAAATCCATGGCTTTTCCACTTGGAAGCGGCCTTGTCGGTTGGGTGTATAAAAATAATGAACCTATTTTTATTGAAGAGAATAATGCCGGGCAGGCCGCATCCAGCCTTCTTGGAGCCAGTGCTTCAACCGTTGATTTTATGAGTGTCATATGTCTGCCTCTTGTTTTTCAGCGCAAGACCCGGGGAGTTCTTGTGCTTGCCAATGAAGAGCCGAAACGAATTGACGAGGACTTGAAGGATTTTCTGTTTATGGTATCTGAGTATTTAAACCAGTTTCTTGAAAATCTCTTTCTGAAAAGCAAACTTGCGGAAGCCCGTACTGCCTTACAGAAAGTAACCCCGTCCAAGACTGATCCGGTCTTGATCAACGACAATTAA